A portion of the Cervus elaphus chromosome X, mCerEla1.1, whole genome shotgun sequence genome contains these proteins:
- the PRKX gene encoding cAMP-dependent protein kinase catalytic subunit PRKX isoform X3 codes for MTIPDIIRLKQEQHVHNEKSVLKEVNHPFLVKLFWTGHDDRFLYMLMEFVPGGELFSYLRNRGRFTSNTGLFYAAEIVCAIEYLHSRDIVYRDLKPENILLDRDGHVKLTDFGFAKKLVDKTWTLCGTPEYLAPEVIQSKGHGRAVDWWALGILIFEMLSGFPPFFDDNAFGIYQKILAGKIDFPRHLEFTVKDLIKKLLVTDRTKRLGNMKNGAEDVKQHRWFRLVDWGAVPERKLKPPIVPKLCGEDDTSNFEAYPENDWASAPPVSQKELDVFKNF; via the exons ATGACCATCCCCGACATCATCCGCCTGAAGCAGGAACAGCACGTCCACAATGAGAAGTCGGTGCTCAAGGAAGTCAACCACCCGTTCCTGGTCAAACT GTTCTGGACGGGCCATGACGACCGCTTCCTCTACATGCTGATGGAGTTCGTGCCGGGCGGCGAGCTCTTCAGCTATCTGCGGAACCGCGGCCGCTTCACCAGCAACACCGGGCTGTTCTACGCGGCCGAGATTGTCTGCGCCATCGAGTACCTGCACTCCCGGGACATCGTCTACAGGGACCTGAAGCCGGAGAACATCCTGCTAGACAGGGACGGCCACGTCAAGCTCACCGACTTTGGGTTCGCCAAGAAGCTGGTGGACAA GACGTGGACCCTCTGCGGGACCCCCGAGTACCTGGCCCCCGAGGTCATTCAGAGCAAGGGCCACGGCCGAGCGGTGGACTGGTGGGCGCTCGGCATCCTGATATTCGAGATGCTGTCAGG GTTTCCTCCGTTTTTCGATGACAACGCCTTTGGCATTTATCAGAAGATTCTTGCTGGCAAGATAGACTTCCCCAGACATTTGGAGTTCACTGTCAA AGACCTCATCAAGAAACTGCTTGTTACCGACAGGACGAAAAGACTGGGAAACATGAAG AACGGAGCCGAGGACGTCAAACAGCACCGGTGGTTCCGGCTCGTGGACTGGGGCGCGGTCCCCGAAAGGAAGCTGAAG CCCCCCATCGTCCCCAAGCTGTGCGGTGAAGACGATACCTCCAACTTCGAGGCGTATCCCGAGAACGACTGGGCTTCTGCCCCGCCCGTGTCACAGAAAGAGCTGGATGTCTTCAAGAATTTCTGA